From a region of the Hymenobacter jejuensis genome:
- a CDS encoding LolA family protein: MKKILALLAFSVTLAHSAPAQQDPKAGKILDQMSAKYQALKAFNASFTQTLENDAAKVKENLTGDITVSGQKFRLKMKGQEIINNGTTLWTYMKAENEVNISDYEPDEEEVSPSQIYTLYKKGYKYTYVQEAKEGGELCDVIELSPEDRNNAVFKVRLSVSKADKSVKSWKMFKKNGNRYTFTIKKFVPNPPVTAATFTFDKSKYKGVKVIDLR; encoded by the coding sequence ATGAAAAAAATTCTCGCCCTGCTTGCGTTTTCGGTAACACTGGCGCACTCCGCTCCGGCGCAGCAGGACCCCAAAGCCGGTAAAATTCTCGACCAGATGAGCGCTAAGTATCAGGCACTCAAGGCTTTTAATGCATCTTTTACCCAGACTTTGGAAAACGACGCTGCGAAGGTGAAGGAGAACCTTACCGGCGACATCACCGTGAGCGGCCAGAAGTTTCGGCTGAAGATGAAAGGCCAGGAAATCATCAACAATGGCACGACGCTCTGGACGTATATGAAGGCTGAAAACGAGGTTAATATCTCGGATTATGAGCCTGACGAAGAGGAAGTTTCGCCCTCACAGATCTATACGCTTTACAAGAAGGGCTACAAGTACACGTATGTGCAGGAAGCCAAAGAAGGCGGCGAATTGTGCGATGTGATCGAACTGTCGCCGGAAGACCGCAACAATGCTGTGTTCAAAGTCCGTCTGTCGGTTAGCAAAGCTGACAAATCGGTGAAGAGCTGGAAAATGTTCAAAAAGAACGGCAACCGCTACACGTTCACCATCAAGAAATTCGTGCCGAACCCGCCCGTAACGGCGGCAACTTTTACTTTCGACAAGTCAAAGTATAAAGGCGTGAAAGTCATTGACTTACGTTAA
- a CDS encoding 4Fe-4S dicluster domain-containing protein — MAIMITDECINCGACEPECPNNAIYEGGAQWRWADGTALKEVEVDGGEVVSGTAPQTPVSDEYYYIVSDKCTECVGFHEEPQCAAVCPVDCCVDDPDYRESQDELMKKKEWLHAEAV, encoded by the coding sequence ATGGCCATCATGATAACCGACGAGTGCATCAACTGTGGTGCCTGCGAACCGGAATGTCCTAACAACGCAATTTACGAGGGTGGCGCGCAGTGGCGCTGGGCCGATGGCACAGCGCTAAAGGAGGTGGAAGTCGATGGCGGTGAAGTGGTATCGGGCACTGCTCCCCAAACCCCGGTTTCGGACGAGTATTACTACATCGTATCCGACAAATGCACCGAATGCGTGGGTTTCCACGAAGAGCCCCAATGCGCCGCCGTCTGCCCCGTGGATTGCTGCGTCGATGACCCGGATTACCGTGAGTCGCAGGACGAGCTCATGAAGAAAAAAGAATGGCTCCATGCAGAAGCTGTATAA
- a CDS encoding valine--tRNA ligase — protein MSIAKTYTPADVEAKWYQRWQEQGFFKAKPNPRKPAYSVVIPPPNVTGVLHMGHMLNNTIQDVLVRRARMQGKEACWVPGTDHASIATEAKVVALLKEKGIEKRDLTREQFLEHAWEWKEKYGGIILEQLKKLGASCDWDRTRFTMEPEMTEAVLRVFVDLYRKGQIYRGVRMVNWDPQGRTAISDEEVVAKETTAKMYYLRYEVVGQDGQFITVATSRPETIMADVAVAVNPNDERYKHLHGQKVRIPLLGREIPVITDEYVAMDFGTGGLKVTPAHDLNDYELGVKHNLPVIDILNDDGTLSEKAVLYVGQDRFAARKQIAKDLQQAGLLDKIEDYASVLQTSERTGAVIEPRLSLQWFCKMDEMAKKALEVVETDEIKLHPPKFKNMYRVWMENIRDWCISRQLWWGQRIPAWYLPDGSFVVALNEGEALKLAKEKAGNEQLTRADLRQDEDVLDTWFSSWLWPISVFDGFKDPDNPDINYFYPTDDLVTAPEILFFWVARMIMAGLEYRREVPFRNVYLTGIVRDTQGRKMSKQLGNSPDPLDLIAEYGADGVRTGMLFSSPAGNDLLFDIKLVEQGRNFSNKLWNAFRLTQGWEVNSELPFASEKAVEWFGAKLQTTLTELDEHFAKFRMSDALMTVYKLVWDDFCSVYLEMVKPAYQQPIDAETLKYTTGYLETLLKLLHPFMPFITEEIWHELAERGPKDYVCVAPWPKAQPVAGATDILDRMGKVLDIVAGVRNVRNQKNIGPSKALTLAAKTDEPELLTAYESVIRKLANVSELSFVEAGPAAAVSFVQGGSEFFIPLEGHIDLDAERARLQKEIEYAQGFRDSVLKKLSNEKFVQNAKPDVIERERQKQADAEAKIAALEQSLAAL, from the coding sequence ATGTCCATCGCCAAAACCTACACTCCCGCCGACGTAGAGGCCAAATGGTACCAACGCTGGCAGGAGCAGGGCTTCTTCAAAGCCAAGCCCAACCCGCGCAAACCTGCTTATTCTGTGGTCATTCCGCCGCCCAACGTGACGGGCGTGCTGCACATGGGCCACATGCTCAACAATACCATCCAGGACGTACTGGTGCGCCGTGCCCGCATGCAGGGCAAAGAAGCCTGCTGGGTGCCCGGCACCGACCACGCCTCCATTGCCACCGAAGCCAAAGTAGTAGCCTTGCTGAAGGAAAAAGGCATCGAAAAGCGCGACCTCACCCGTGAGCAGTTCTTGGAACATGCCTGGGAATGGAAGGAAAAGTACGGCGGCATTATTCTGGAGCAACTCAAGAAGCTCGGTGCCTCCTGCGACTGGGACCGCACGCGCTTCACAATGGAGCCCGAAATGACCGAAGCGGTACTGCGCGTTTTCGTGGACCTGTACCGTAAAGGCCAGATCTACAGGGGCGTACGCATGGTGAACTGGGACCCGCAAGGGCGCACTGCTATTTCCGATGAAGAGGTAGTCGCCAAGGAAACCACGGCCAAGATGTATTACCTGCGCTACGAAGTAGTGGGGCAGGACGGGCAGTTTATTACGGTAGCTACTTCGCGCCCGGAAACGATTATGGCCGACGTGGCCGTAGCCGTAAACCCCAACGACGAGCGCTACAAGCACTTGCACGGCCAAAAAGTGCGCATCCCGCTGCTCGGTCGTGAGATCCCCGTGATCACCGACGAGTACGTGGCCATGGACTTTGGTACGGGCGGCCTGAAGGTAACACCTGCGCACGACCTGAACGACTACGAGCTGGGCGTGAAGCACAATCTGCCTGTAATCGACATTCTGAACGACGACGGTACGCTGAGCGAAAAGGCTGTACTCTACGTCGGGCAGGATCGCTTTGCCGCGCGCAAACAGATTGCGAAGGACTTGCAGCAAGCGGGCTTGCTCGACAAGATTGAGGACTACGCCAGCGTGCTGCAAACCTCCGAGCGCACCGGCGCCGTGATTGAGCCCCGCCTGTCGTTGCAGTGGTTCTGCAAGATGGACGAGATGGCCAAGAAGGCGCTGGAAGTCGTTGAAACAGATGAAATTAAGCTGCACCCGCCTAAGTTCAAGAACATGTACCGGGTGTGGATGGAAAACATCCGTGACTGGTGCATTTCGCGGCAGCTGTGGTGGGGCCAGCGCATTCCGGCGTGGTACCTGCCCGACGGCTCGTTTGTGGTGGCGCTAAATGAAGGCGAAGCGCTTAAGCTAGCCAAGGAAAAGGCTGGTAACGAGCAGCTTACCCGCGCCGATCTGCGCCAGGACGAGGACGTGCTGGATACGTGGTTTTCGTCGTGGCTGTGGCCGATTTCGGTGTTCGACGGCTTTAAAGACCCCGACAACCCCGATATCAATTATTTCTACCCGACCGATGACCTCGTAACAGCCCCCGAAATCTTGTTTTTCTGGGTGGCTCGCATGATCATGGCCGGCTTGGAATACCGGCGTGAGGTGCCGTTTCGTAATGTGTATCTGACTGGTATTGTGCGCGATACGCAAGGGCGAAAAATGAGCAAACAGCTCGGCAACTCTCCCGACCCGCTCGACCTCATTGCCGAGTACGGCGCCGACGGCGTACGCACGGGCATGCTGTTCTCCTCACCGGCCGGCAACGACTTGCTGTTCGATATCAAACTCGTGGAGCAGGGCCGCAACTTCAGCAACAAGCTCTGGAACGCCTTCCGCCTCACGCAAGGCTGGGAAGTGAACTCAGAACTGCCATTTGCGAGTGAAAAGGCCGTGGAATGGTTTGGTGCGAAGCTGCAAACGACACTCACGGAGCTCGACGAACACTTCGCGAAGTTCCGCATGTCGGATGCGCTCATGACGGTGTACAAGCTGGTGTGGGACGACTTTTGCTCGGTATACCTGGAAATGGTAAAACCGGCTTATCAGCAACCCATTGATGCCGAGACGCTTAAGTATACTACAGGTTACCTCGAAACGCTGTTGAAGCTGCTGCATCCCTTCATGCCTTTCATCACCGAAGAGATCTGGCATGAATTGGCGGAGCGTGGCCCCAAAGACTACGTGTGCGTAGCGCCGTGGCCAAAAGCGCAGCCGGTAGCCGGTGCCACCGACATTCTGGACCGCATGGGAAAAGTGCTGGACATTGTGGCCGGCGTGCGCAACGTGCGCAACCAGAAGAACATCGGCCCCAGCAAAGCCCTGACGTTAGCTGCCAAAACCGATGAGCCCGAATTATTGACTGCCTACGAGTCTGTGATTCGTAAGCTGGCGAACGTGAGCGAGCTAAGCTTTGTGGAAGCTGGCCCAGCGGCCGCGGTGAGCTTTGTGCAAGGGGGCAGTGAGTTCTTCATCCCACTGGAAGGCCACATTGACCTCGATGCCGAACGGGCACGCCTGCAAAAGGAAATCGAGTATGCGCAAGGATTCCGCGATTCGGTGCTGAAAAAGCTCAGCAATGAGAAGTTTGTGCAAAACGCCAAGCCCGACGTTATCGAGCGCGAGCGCCAAAAGCAAGCCGACGCCGAAGCTAAAATTGCTGCGTTAGAGCAAAGCTTAGCGGCGTTGTAA
- the trhO gene encoding oxygen-dependent tRNA uridine(34) hydroxylase TrhO, whose protein sequence is MDYLVLLYYCYSPIDDVEAFREEHHRLCLALNLRGRIIVAHEGLNGTVSGLVADCEEYMRVVKADPRFAALEFKVDEAPEHTFQKLHVRVKPEIVHSSLHHVKPHEKTGQHVSPQEFKELKDRDDVVLVDVRSDYEYNVGRFKNAVTLDIENFRDFPERVERLREFKDKKIVTYCTGGVKCEKASAYLLEQGFENVYQLHGGIIKYGLETGGEDFDGKCYVFDNRVTVDVNRINPTVISQCYHCGTPSDRMVNCANPHCNAHVAMCETCGQQLDGACSVTCREHPEKRPYDGTGAYPKSSNNYNPVQGLLSYRPPVAG, encoded by the coding sequence ATGGACTACCTCGTTTTACTGTACTACTGCTATTCGCCCATCGATGATGTGGAGGCGTTTCGGGAAGAGCATCACCGCTTGTGTCTGGCCCTGAACCTGCGGGGGCGCATCATTGTGGCGCACGAAGGCCTGAACGGCACAGTGTCGGGCTTAGTGGCTGACTGCGAGGAATATATGCGCGTGGTGAAAGCCGACCCGCGGTTTGCAGCGTTGGAGTTTAAAGTCGATGAGGCCCCAGAGCACACGTTCCAGAAGCTGCACGTGCGCGTAAAGCCCGAGATCGTGCACAGCAGCCTGCACCACGTGAAGCCCCACGAAAAAACTGGGCAACATGTATCGCCGCAGGAGTTTAAAGAGCTCAAAGACCGCGACGATGTAGTACTCGTCGATGTGCGCTCGGACTACGAATACAACGTGGGCCGCTTCAAAAATGCCGTTACGCTCGACATTGAGAACTTCCGCGATTTCCCGGAGCGCGTCGAGCGCCTGCGTGAGTTCAAGGACAAGAAGATCGTGACGTACTGCACGGGCGGGGTGAAGTGCGAAAAAGCCAGCGCTTACCTGTTGGAGCAGGGTTTCGAGAACGTTTACCAACTGCACGGCGGCATCATCAAATACGGCCTCGAAACCGGTGGGGAAGATTTTGATGGCAAATGCTACGTGTTCGACAACCGCGTAACCGTGGACGTGAACCGTATCAATCCGACAGTGATTTCGCAGTGCTACCACTGCGGCACGCCTTCTGACCGCATGGTAAACTGTGCCAATCCGCATTGCAACGCGCACGTCGCGATGTGCGAAACGTGCGGACAGCAACTCGACGGCGCCTGCTCGGTTACGTGTCGGGAACACCCCGAAAAGCGACCTTACGACGGCACCGGCGCTTATCCTAAGTCCAGCAACAACTACAATCCCGTGCAGGGGCTGCTTTCGTATCGGCCGCCGGTAGCGGGCTAA
- a CDS encoding NeuD/PglB/VioB family sugar acetyltransferase produces the protein MENPVIILGAQSLGITALDAFTSNDVVVYCLLDDDAKLQNTELNNVPVMGNTEDKQLLKLLGKKCEVFVATEDSASRRSLTNMLREEYQVAPVNSIHARGSVSEHAWLGHGNLISAGAIVASNAKLGDGCLIGPNAVVDVKAELSDYVQVGAGAIINADVLVGEGAFIGPGAVVVAGVKIGAKARVGAGSVVVADVPANQTVFGNPAAKI, from the coding sequence ATGGAAAATCCCGTAATCATTCTGGGTGCCCAATCGCTGGGTATCACTGCTTTAGACGCGTTCACCAGCAACGATGTAGTCGTATACTGCCTGCTCGATGACGACGCCAAGCTCCAGAATACCGAACTCAACAACGTGCCCGTGATGGGCAATACCGAGGATAAACAGCTGCTGAAGCTGCTCGGCAAAAAATGCGAAGTATTCGTTGCGACCGAAGATTCGGCTAGCCGCCGCAGCCTCACCAACATGCTGCGCGAGGAATACCAAGTTGCCCCCGTCAATTCCATTCATGCTCGCGGCAGCGTGTCTGAGCACGCATGGCTGGGTCACGGCAACCTGATTAGTGCCGGAGCCATAGTCGCCAGCAATGCCAAACTCGGCGACGGCTGCCTGATCGGGCCCAATGCCGTAGTGGATGTAAAAGCAGAACTTTCTGATTATGTGCAAGTTGGCGCCGGCGCTATTATCAATGCCGACGTGCTGGTAGGCGAAGGCGCCTTCATCGGGCCGGGGGCTGTGGTGGTAGCCGGCGTCAAGATTGGAGCCAAAGCCCGTGTAGGTGCCGGTTCGGTTGTGGTAGCCGATGTGCCTGCCAACCAGACCGTTTTTGGTAATCCGGCCGCAAAAATTTAG
- a CDS encoding DUF2851 family protein, with product MKEDFLHYIWQHQYFDKLNLNTEEGEAITVLRPGYRNSDAGPDFLNARLQIGEVEWNGAVEIHLRASDWQRHLHQHDLKYDQVVLHVVHTADQPVRRTNGTLVPTLAVGARIAPHMLQTYSELLESATPLPCAPLLEQVSTLTRTMMAARTLLERVEEKGEALSRMQENLDGDWEATTYHALAAAFGFKKNSEPLARLAKALPINILRRHRHSLPQLEALLFGQAGFLMEVLDNEEDIYLAALRSEYSFLSHKYNLSATALKPHDWNFLRLRPANFPPVRLAQLAAVLHARPALFDALLTATDTLALEQFFMAPVSEYWRHHYRPGKAGKVPALGRSSAHLLITNVVVPLRVAYARYTGQSELVEQALALLEQLPAEHNHLTDVYDALGFEHRTAADSQGLLALQRGYCAPRRCLQCAIGSRILQRNVVVR from the coding sequence ATGAAAGAGGATTTTCTGCATTATATCTGGCAGCATCAATATTTTGATAAGCTTAATCTGAATACGGAGGAAGGAGAAGCCATCACGGTGCTGCGACCCGGCTACCGCAATTCCGACGCCGGACCTGACTTTTTGAATGCCCGGTTGCAGATTGGCGAAGTCGAGTGGAACGGGGCCGTCGAAATTCACTTGCGGGCTTCGGACTGGCAACGCCACCTGCATCAGCATGACCTCAAATACGACCAAGTGGTGCTGCACGTGGTGCATACCGCCGATCAACCCGTGCGGCGAACCAATGGCACTTTGGTGCCCACGCTAGCCGTTGGTGCGCGTATTGCCCCGCATATGTTGCAGACCTACAGCGAGTTGCTGGAAAGCGCTACTCCGTTGCCCTGTGCGCCTTTGCTGGAACAAGTGTCCACACTCACCCGCACCATGATGGCCGCCCGTACACTACTCGAGCGAGTGGAGGAGAAGGGAGAGGCCCTTAGCAGGATGCAGGAAAACCTGGACGGCGATTGGGAAGCAACGACTTATCATGCGTTAGCCGCGGCCTTTGGGTTTAAAAAGAATAGCGAGCCCTTGGCTAGATTAGCTAAAGCCTTGCCCATCAATATACTACGACGCCATCGGCACAGCTTGCCCCAATTGGAGGCATTACTCTTCGGGCAAGCCGGTTTTTTGATGGAAGTTCTTGATAATGAAGAAGATATATATTTAGCTGCATTGCGCAGCGAATACAGTTTCTTGAGTCATAAGTACAACCTGTCGGCTACGGCCCTCAAGCCCCACGACTGGAATTTCCTGAGGCTGCGGCCTGCTAATTTTCCGCCCGTCCGGCTTGCTCAATTGGCCGCCGTATTGCATGCGCGCCCAGCGCTTTTCGATGCCTTGCTGACCGCTACGGATACGCTGGCGTTAGAGCAGTTTTTTATGGCACCGGTTTCGGAGTATTGGCGCCATCACTACCGCCCTGGGAAAGCCGGCAAAGTACCGGCCCTTGGCCGTAGCAGCGCGCACTTGCTGATTACTAATGTAGTTGTGCCTCTGCGCGTTGCGTACGCCCGCTACACAGGACAAAGCGAGCTGGTCGAGCAGGCGTTGGCGTTGCTGGAACAATTGCCGGCCGAGCACAACCACCTAACTGACGTCTATGATGCATTGGGGTTCGAGCATCGTACCGCCGCCGACTCGCAGGGGTTGCTAGCTTTGCAACGAGGGTATTGCGCGCCCAGGCGTTGCTTGCAGTGCGCCATCGGGAGCCGAATCCTGCAACGTAACGTAGTAGTGCGGTGA
- a CDS encoding acyl-CoA reductase: MTYSERVAAFVALGQRLRQLSSDEIAVLSAQARNANAWFDQPNVTAALNGIAHLLDEEPLRHWSGRYPTEPTTPRTVGVVMAGNIPLVGFHDLLCVLISGHTLLAKPSKDDRLLMRWVADELIKIEPRFAERLQFEERLNAADAYIATGSDNTARYFEYYFAKKPHIIRRNRTSIAVLTGHETPHDLGLLGADIFRYYGLGCRNVSKMYVPVGYQFTDLLDSLEPWHSVLDHHKYNNNYDYNKSILLVNRVPHFDSGFLLLTESPQLVSPISVVHYAAYKNEVHLVDQLTDIAEQTQCIVSSGGLYPGSFPFGRAQTPAVSDYADGIDTMAFLAELA; encoded by the coding sequence ATGACATATTCCGAACGTGTTGCCGCTTTTGTGGCGTTGGGCCAGCGCCTCCGTCAGCTTTCCAGCGACGAAATTGCCGTGCTTAGCGCCCAAGCCCGCAACGCCAACGCTTGGTTCGACCAACCAAACGTTACTGCAGCTTTAAACGGCATTGCTCACCTTTTGGATGAGGAGCCCCTGCGCCATTGGTCGGGGCGCTACCCTACCGAGCCCACCACGCCCCGTACAGTGGGCGTCGTGATGGCCGGCAACATTCCGCTGGTAGGCTTCCACGATCTGCTCTGCGTGCTGATCAGCGGGCATACGCTGCTGGCCAAGCCCAGCAAAGACGACCGCCTGCTCATGCGCTGGGTGGCCGACGAATTAATCAAAATAGAACCGCGCTTTGCCGAGCGCCTGCAATTTGAGGAGCGCCTCAACGCTGCCGACGCCTACATCGCCACGGGCTCCGACAATACGGCTCGCTACTTCGAGTATTATTTCGCCAAAAAGCCCCATATCATCCGGCGCAACCGTACCAGCATCGCCGTGCTCACGGGCCACGAAACGCCCCACGACCTGGGCCTGTTGGGGGCCGATATCTTCCGGTATTATGGGCTGGGTTGCCGCAACGTTTCCAAAATGTATGTGCCTGTCGGATACCAGTTTACCGACTTGTTGGATTCTCTGGAGCCGTGGCATTCGGTGCTCGACCATCACAAATACAACAACAACTACGACTACAACAAAAGCATCCTGTTGGTTAACCGGGTGCCGCATTTCGACTCTGGGTTTCTGTTGCTGACCGAAAGCCCGCAGCTCGTTTCTCCGATTTCGGTGGTGCATTACGCCGCGTACAAAAACGAAGTCCACTTGGTCGATCAGCTCACCGACATTGCCGAACAGACGCAGTGCATCGTGTCGTCGGGCGGGCTCTATCCGGGCAGTTTTCCGTTTGGACGGGCCCAAACTCCGGCCGTCAGCGATTACGCCGATGGCATTGACACCATGGCCTTCCTGGCAGAATTGGCGTAA
- a CDS encoding nucleoside phosphorylase produces MAAIPESELILNRDGSIYHLNLLPDHISDTIITVGDPERVPLVSQHFDSIETQIHKREFVTHVGYYKGKRLTVISTGMGTDNIDILLNELDALVNIDFVTREARPLEERITLRIIRVGTSGALQADIPLGSHLVTEHAVGLDSLMQFYPLVETGLEVEVGAGVQQALKLDYRPYCVRGSDLLREQLGAGMLVGNTLTCPGFYGPQGRVLRLDLRQSDLISQFQNFRYQSAEGEFRLTNFEMETAGYYALGRMLGHDVVSLNAIVANRATGEFATNAEEAVNSLIMKALDRA; encoded by the coding sequence ATGGCCGCCATCCCCGAATCGGAGCTGATACTCAACCGCGACGGCAGTATTTACCACCTCAACCTCCTGCCCGACCATATTTCCGATACCATCATCACGGTGGGCGACCCGGAGCGTGTGCCGCTCGTCAGCCAGCACTTCGACTCCATCGAAACGCAGATTCATAAGCGCGAATTTGTCACCCACGTCGGCTACTACAAAGGCAAGCGCCTCACAGTGATTTCGACCGGCATGGGCACCGATAACATTGATATTCTGCTCAATGAGCTGGATGCCCTAGTCAACATCGACTTCGTGACCCGCGAGGCCCGGCCGCTGGAAGAACGCATCACGCTGCGCATTATTCGGGTGGGTACTAGCGGCGCGTTGCAGGCTGATATTCCGTTGGGTTCGCACCTAGTGACCGAGCACGCCGTGGGCCTGGATTCGCTGATGCAGTTTTATCCGCTCGTGGAAACGGGGCTAGAAGTAGAAGTTGGGGCCGGCGTGCAGCAAGCCCTGAAGCTCGATTACCGGCCGTACTGCGTCCGCGGCTCCGATTTGCTGCGCGAGCAGTTGGGCGCCGGCATGCTGGTTGGCAACACACTTACTTGTCCCGGTTTTTACGGTCCGCAAGGCCGCGTGCTGCGCCTCGACCTGCGTCAGTCCGATCTGATCAGTCAGTTCCAGAATTTTCGCTACCAGAGCGCTGAAGGTGAGTTTCGGCTGACCAACTTCGAGATGGAAACTGCTGGTTATTATGCTCTTGGCCGCATGCTGGGGCACGATGTAGTGTCGCTCAATGCCATCGTAGCCAACCGCGCCACTGGGGAGTTCGCCACGAATGCCGAGGAAGCAGTCAATAGCTTAATCATGAAGGCTTTGGACAGAGCCTAA